A single region of the Streptomyces vilmorinianum genome encodes:
- the kdpA gene encoding potassium-transporting ATPase subunit KdpA encodes MSPVLADVLQVTALIAALALVHRPLGDHMAAVYSSNKHLRVERWIYRAVGANPDVEMRWPAYLRAVLAFSAVSVLLLYVLQRVQDTLPLSLGFKAITPDQAFNTAVSFTSNTNWQSYSGETAMSHVTQTSGLAVQNFVSAAVGIAVAVALVRGFARSRTGELGNFWADLVRGVVRILVPLSVVAAILLVAAGAIQNFAGIHEITTVTGQTQSISPGAVASQEAIKNLGTNGGGYFNANSAHPFENPNGFSNLLTIFLLLVIPFSLPRTFGRMVGSVRQGYAIVAAMATIWFVGVVLVTWIEYAHPGTAAQLAGGAMEGKEQRFGEGASSLFAVSTTMTSTGSVNSFHDSYSGLSGGVLLLGMMLGEIAPGGVGSGLYGMLIMAIIAVFIAGLMVGRTPEYLGKKIGTREIKLAACFILVTPALVLIGTAVAMATGHGESSMTNTGAHGFSEVLYAYTSASNNNGSAFAGFGANTAYHNTALGLCMALGRFLPMVFVLALAGSLAEQKPVPETAGTLRTEKPLFTGLLVGAIVIITGLTFFPALALGPLAEGLAA; translated from the coding sequence ATGAGCCCCGTTCTTGCCGATGTCCTCCAGGTGACGGCGCTTATCGCGGCGCTGGCGCTGGTGCATCGCCCCCTCGGCGACCACATGGCCGCCGTGTACTCCTCGAACAAGCACCTGCGGGTGGAGAGGTGGATCTACCGCGCCGTGGGCGCCAACCCCGACGTGGAGATGCGCTGGCCGGCGTATCTGCGCGCGGTGCTGGCCTTCTCGGCCGTGAGCGTGCTGCTGCTGTACGTGCTCCAGCGGGTCCAGGACACGCTGCCGCTGTCGCTCGGCTTCAAGGCGATCACGCCGGACCAGGCGTTCAACACGGCCGTGTCCTTCACGTCCAACACCAACTGGCAGTCGTACTCGGGTGAGACGGCGATGAGCCATGTCACCCAGACGTCCGGCCTGGCCGTGCAGAACTTCGTCTCGGCCGCCGTCGGCATCGCCGTCGCGGTCGCGCTGGTGCGGGGTTTCGCGCGCTCGCGCACCGGTGAGCTGGGCAACTTCTGGGCGGATCTGGTGCGCGGTGTCGTACGCATCCTCGTCCCGCTCTCCGTGGTCGCGGCGATTCTGCTGGTCGCGGCCGGCGCGATCCAGAACTTCGCCGGTATCCACGAGATCACGACGGTCACCGGGCAGACGCAGAGCATCTCGCCCGGCGCGGTCGCCTCGCAGGAGGCCATCAAGAACCTCGGCACCAACGGCGGCGGTTACTTCAACGCCAACTCCGCGCACCCCTTCGAGAACCCCAACGGCTTCTCCAACCTGCTGACGATCTTCCTGCTGCTCGTGATCCCGTTCTCGCTGCCGCGGACCTTCGGCCGCATGGTCGGCAGCGTCCGACAGGGGTACGCGATCGTCGCCGCGATGGCCACCATCTGGTTCGTCGGCGTGGTCCTGGTGACCTGGATCGAGTACGCCCACCCGGGCACCGCCGCGCAGCTCGCGGGCGGCGCGATGGAGGGCAAGGAGCAGCGCTTCGGCGAGGGCGCCTCCTCCCTGTTCGCGGTCTCCACGACCATGACCTCGACCGGCTCGGTCAACTCCTTCCACGACTCGTACAGCGGTCTGTCGGGTGGTGTGCTGCTGCTCGGCATGATGCTGGGCGAGATCGCGCCCGGCGGTGTCGGCTCCGGCCTCTACGGCATGCTGATCATGGCGATCATCGCGGTCTTCATCGCCGGTCTGATGGTCGGCCGCACCCCCGAGTACCTGGGCAAGAAGATCGGCACCCGGGAGATCAAGCTCGCCGCCTGCTTCATCCTCGTCACCCCGGCGCTCGTCCTGATCGGCACGGCGGTCGCGATGGCCACCGGTCACGGCGAGTCCTCGATGACCAATACCGGGGCCCACGGCTTCTCCGAGGTGCTCTACGCCTACACCTCGGCCTCGAACAACAACGGTTCGGCGTTCGCCGGCTTCGGCGCGAACACGGCGTATCACAACACCGCGCTGGGGCTGTGCATGGCACTGGGCCGGTTCCTGCCGATGGTGTTCGTGCTGGCCCTCGCCGGATCGCTCGCCGAGCAGAAGCCCGTTCCCGAGACCGCGGGCACGCTGCGGACCGAGAAGCCGCTGTTCACGGGGCTTCTGGTTGGCGCGATCGTGATCATCACCGGTCTGACGTTCTTCCCGGCCCTCGCGCTGGGCCCGCTCGCCGAAGGGCTCGCGGCATGA
- the kdpF gene encoding K(+)-transporting ATPase subunit F encodes MSAENIIGLLVAAALLGYLVLALVKPERF; translated from the coding sequence GTGAGTGCCGAGAACATCATCGGGCTGCTCGTGGCCGCCGCTCTGCTCGGTTACCTCGTCCTCGCTCTCGTCAAGCCGGAGAGGTTCTGA
- the nhaA gene encoding Na+/H+ antiporter NhaA, protein MAAAPRERSVFLGLLPWPERVEVARALRTETVGGLVLLVAAVVALVWANTPFSETYERIRDFHFGIPALGLDLSVEHWTADGLLTVFFLVAGIELKRELVVGALRTPAAAALPVVAAVCGMIVPAAFYLVTTALGGGSAQGWAVPMATDIAFALAVLAVLSTHLPSALRAFLLTLAVVDDLGAILVIAVFFTADLDLLALGGALAGLVVFYLLQRYRVRGWWWYVPLGVAIWALMYNGGVHATVAGVAMGLLLRTTRDPREKVSPGERTEHLLRPVSAGVAVPLFALFAAGVSISGAALGEVFTRPEPLGVVLGLVLGKTVGIFAGTYLAARFTRAHLNPELAWADVFAVAVLAGIGFTVALLVGELAFPDPADAEHIKAAVLLGSLTAAAVAALLVTRRNGIYRRLWEEETRDEDADGVPDVYQQTRPPGTRQRRG, encoded by the coding sequence ATGGCTGCTGCCCCGCGTGAGCGTTCCGTCTTCCTCGGCCTGCTGCCCTGGCCGGAGCGCGTGGAGGTGGCCCGGGCACTGCGCACGGAGACGGTCGGCGGGCTGGTGCTGCTGGTGGCGGCCGTCGTGGCCCTGGTGTGGGCGAACACCCCGTTCAGTGAGACGTACGAGCGGATACGCGACTTTCACTTCGGCATCCCCGCGCTCGGGCTGGACCTGTCGGTGGAGCACTGGACCGCCGACGGTCTGCTCACCGTCTTCTTCCTGGTCGCCGGGATCGAGCTGAAGCGTGAGCTGGTCGTCGGTGCGCTGCGCACCCCGGCCGCCGCGGCGCTGCCGGTGGTGGCCGCAGTCTGCGGCATGATCGTCCCCGCCGCTTTCTACCTGGTCACCACGGCGCTCGGCGGGGGAAGCGCGCAAGGCTGGGCGGTGCCGATGGCCACCGACATCGCTTTCGCGCTCGCCGTTCTCGCGGTCCTCTCCACTCACCTGCCTTCCGCCTTGCGGGCCTTCCTGCTGACCCTGGCCGTCGTCGACGACCTGGGTGCGATCCTGGTGATCGCCGTCTTCTTCACCGCGGACCTCGACCTGCTCGCGCTCGGCGGCGCGCTGGCCGGGCTGGTCGTCTTCTACCTGCTCCAGCGGTACCGGGTGCGCGGCTGGTGGTGGTACGTGCCGCTCGGGGTGGCGATCTGGGCGCTGATGTACAACGGCGGTGTGCACGCCACGGTGGCCGGCGTGGCGATGGGCCTGCTCCTGCGTACCACGCGCGACCCGCGCGAGAAGGTGTCGCCCGGGGAGCGGACCGAGCATCTGCTGCGGCCGGTCTCGGCTGGTGTGGCTGTTCCGCTGTTCGCGCTGTTCGCCGCCGGGGTGAGCATCTCGGGTGCGGCGCTGGGTGAGGTGTTCACCCGCCCGGAGCCGCTGGGCGTGGTGCTGGGCCTCGTCCTGGGGAAGACGGTGGGGATCTTCGCGGGCACCTACCTGGCGGCCCGCTTCACCCGGGCGCATCTGAACCCGGAACTGGCGTGGGCGGATGTGTTCGCCGTGGCGGTGCTGGCCGGGATCGGCTTCACCGTGGCCCTGCTGGTCGGCGAGCTGGCCTTCCCCGACCCGGCTGATGCCGAGCACATCAAGGCCGCCGTTCTGCTCGGTTCGCTGACCGCCGCGGCCGTGGCCGCACTGCTGGTCACGCGTCGCAACGGGATCTACCGCCGTCTGTGGGAGGAGGAGACCCGGGACGAGGACGCCGACGGCGTCCCGGACGTCTACCAGCAGACCCGCCCCCCCGGGACGCGGCAACGCCGCGGGTGA
- a CDS encoding SPFH domain-containing protein yields MDAITLGIGVLVAVVLLVTVTLLFVISRLFRKVEQGKALIVSKMRKVDVTFTGQVVLPVLHKAEVMDISVKTIEISRTGRDGLICRDNIRADIRISFFVRVNKTVEDVIRVAQAIGTARASDQSTLQELFNAKFSEALKTVGKQMDFIDLYTKREELRFKIIEIIGIDLNGYSLEDAAIDYLEQTPLSQLDPSNVLDAQGIRKITELTAIEHVRTNEFQRTEEKEITRQNVDAREAILELERRQTDAEIKQRREIETVRAREEAETARVVEEERLRAQSAFLRTEEQLGVQRENQAREVAVAQKNRERVIAIENERIEKDRLLEVISRDRETELTRIAAEKELEAERREIAEVIRERVAVDRTVAEQEESIKRLRAVEEAERERQALVIAAEGQAQERLVKDIKAAEAAEQAAVHRAAEELTLAEARHKAADMDARAKIRLAEGVQAEAAAEGLAAVQVREKEAGAIEKAGRAEAEATEARLRAEAIGTREKALAEATAIGEKLKAEAAGLTEKAAAMAALDEASRTHEEYRLRLEAEKDIRLAGLEVQRQVAEAQATVLATGLEHADINIVGGESVFLDRLVQSIALGKSVDGFMDSSQTAQALAGPWLNGSGSFTEDLTKVLGSLSTADVQNLSVSALLAKLMKSGVLDAGSAEIAEIAEIARTSGLNGAAKS; encoded by the coding sequence ATGGATGCCATCACCCTGGGCATCGGCGTGCTCGTCGCCGTTGTCCTGCTCGTCACCGTCACCCTCCTGTTCGTGATCAGCCGGCTGTTCCGCAAGGTGGAGCAGGGCAAGGCGCTGATCGTGTCGAAGATGCGGAAGGTCGACGTCACCTTCACCGGACAAGTGGTCCTGCCGGTCCTGCACAAGGCCGAGGTCATGGACATCTCGGTGAAGACGATCGAGATCAGCCGCACGGGCCGGGACGGACTGATCTGCCGGGACAACATCCGCGCCGACATCCGGATCTCGTTCTTCGTACGGGTCAACAAGACCGTCGAGGACGTCATCAGGGTCGCCCAGGCGATCGGAACCGCCCGCGCGAGCGACCAGTCGACGCTGCAGGAGCTGTTCAACGCCAAGTTCTCCGAGGCGCTCAAGACGGTCGGCAAGCAGATGGACTTCATCGACCTCTACACCAAGCGCGAGGAGCTGCGGTTCAAGATCATCGAGATCATCGGCATCGACCTCAACGGCTACAGCCTGGAGGACGCCGCGATCGACTACCTGGAGCAGACCCCGCTCAGCCAGCTCGACCCGTCCAACGTCCTGGACGCCCAGGGCATCCGGAAGATCACCGAGCTGACCGCCATCGAGCACGTGCGCACCAACGAGTTCCAGCGCACGGAGGAGAAGGAGATCACCCGCCAGAACGTCGACGCCCGCGAGGCGATCCTGGAGCTGGAGCGCCGGCAGACGGACGCCGAGATCAAGCAGCGGCGTGAGATCGAGACCGTACGGGCCCGGGAGGAGGCCGAGACCGCCCGGGTGGTGGAGGAGGAGCGGCTGCGCGCGCAGAGCGCCTTCCTCAGGACCGAGGAGCAGCTCGGCGTCCAGCGCGAGAACCAGGCCCGTGAGGTGGCGGTCGCGCAGAAGAACCGCGAGCGGGTCATCGCCATCGAGAACGAGCGGATCGAGAAGGACCGGCTCCTGGAGGTCATCTCCCGGGACCGGGAGACCGAACTCACCCGGATCGCCGCCGAGAAGGAGCTCGAGGCCGAGCGCCGTGAGATCGCCGAGGTGATCCGCGAGCGGGTGGCCGTGGACCGTACGGTCGCCGAGCAGGAGGAGTCGATCAAGCGGCTGCGGGCGGTCGAGGAGGCCGAGCGCGAGCGGCAGGCCCTCGTCATCGCCGCCGAGGGCCAGGCGCAGGAGCGGCTGGTCAAGGACATCAAGGCCGCCGAGGCCGCCGAGCAGGCCGCCGTCCACCGCGCGGCCGAGGAGCTCACGCTCGCCGAGGCCCGCCACAAGGCCGCGGACATGGACGCCCGCGCCAAGATCCGGCTCGCCGAGGGTGTCCAGGCGGAGGCCGCGGCCGAGGGACTCGCCGCCGTCCAGGTGCGCGAGAAGGAGGCCGGCGCGATCGAGAAGGCCGGCCGGGCGGAGGCCGAGGCGACGGAGGCCCGGCTGCGGGCCGAGGCGATCGGCACGCGGGAGAAGGCGCTGGCCGAGGCGACCGCGATCGGCGAGAAGCTGAAGGCCGAGGCCGCCGGTCTGACCGAGAAGGCCGCGGCGATGGCCGCCCTCGACGAGGCGTCCCGCACCCACGAGGAGTACCGGCTGCGCCTGGAGGCCGAGAAGGACATCCGTCTCGCCGGACTCGAGGTGCAGCGGCAGGTCGCCGAGGCGCAGGCCACGGTCCTGGCCACCGGTCTGGAGCACGCGGACATCAACATCGTCGGCGGCGAGTCCGTCTTCCTCGACCGCCTCGTGCAGTCGATCGCGCTCGGCAAGTCCGTGGACGGCTTCATGGACTCCTCGCAGACCGCGCAGGCCCTCGCCGGCCCCTGGCTGAACGGGTCCGGTTCCTTCACCGAGGACCTGACCAAGGTGCTCGGCTCGCTCTCGACCGCCGATGTGCAGAACCTCAGCGTGTCCGCGCTGCTCGCCAAGCTCATGAAGTCTGGCGTACTCGACGCGGGATCGGCGGAGATCGCGGAGATCGCGGAGATCGCGCGGACCAGCGGGCTGAACGGCGCCGCCAAGAGCTGA
- the kdpB gene encoding potassium-transporting ATPase subunit KdpB, translated as MTTDVQKQEAAVSAQTSTVSSTPAPHSDLPTGHKPEGGRVGAGLFDPQQLLKSFPDALRKLDPRVMVKSPVMFVVLVGSVVTTVLAVKNPTDWFGWAITVWLWLTTIFANLAEAVAEGRGKAQADTLRKAKTDTVARRLAKDGTGEEQVPGTELRIGDLVVCEAGDIIPGDGDVVEGVASVDESAITGESAPVIRESGGDRSAVTGGTKVLSDRIVIKITTKPGETFIDRMINLVEGAARQKTPNEIALNILLASLTIVFLLAVVTLKPFAIYAGADGQTSMIVLTALLVCLIPTTIGALLSAIGIAGMDRLVQRNVLAMSGRAVEAAGDVSTLLLDKTGTITLGNRQAAEFVPVRGTTEAEVADAAQLSSLADETPEGRSIVVLAKERYGLRERHQGELVHAEWIEFTAQTRMSGVDVDGRKVRKGATGSVVAWVKERGGSVSEDAQALTDRISEAGGTPLLVAVEDGEGARVLGVIHLKDVVKDGMRERFDELRRMGIKTIMITGDNPLTAKAIAEEAGVDDFLAEATPEDKMALIKREQAGGKLVAMTGDGTNDAPALAQADVGVAMNTGTSAAKEAGNMVDLDSNPTKLIEIVEIGKQLLITRGALTTFSIANDVAKYFAIIPAMFAVAYPSLDKLNIMGLASPESAILSAVIFNALIIVALVPLALKGVRYRPMSADKMLRRNLGLYGLGGLVAPFIGIKIIDMLIALIPGIG; from the coding sequence ATGACCACCGACGTACAGAAGCAAGAGGCCGCCGTGTCCGCCCAGACGTCCACCGTCTCTTCGACACCCGCCCCGCACAGCGATCTGCCCACCGGGCACAAGCCCGAGGGCGGCCGCGTCGGCGCGGGGCTGTTCGACCCCCAGCAGCTGCTGAAGTCCTTTCCGGACGCGCTGCGCAAGCTCGACCCGCGGGTGATGGTCAAGTCGCCCGTGATGTTCGTGGTCCTGGTGGGCTCGGTGGTCACCACCGTGCTGGCCGTCAAGAACCCGACGGACTGGTTCGGCTGGGCGATCACGGTCTGGCTGTGGCTGACGACGATCTTCGCCAACCTGGCGGAGGCGGTGGCCGAGGGCCGGGGCAAGGCGCAGGCGGACACGCTCCGCAAGGCCAAGACCGACACCGTCGCCCGCCGTCTGGCCAAGGACGGCACGGGCGAGGAGCAGGTCCCCGGCACCGAGCTGCGCATCGGCGACCTGGTCGTCTGCGAGGCCGGCGACATCATCCCCGGCGACGGTGACGTCGTCGAGGGAGTCGCGAGCGTCGACGAGTCCGCGATCACCGGCGAGTCGGCCCCGGTCATCCGCGAGTCCGGCGGCGACCGCTCGGCCGTGACCGGCGGGACGAAGGTGCTGTCCGACCGGATCGTCATCAAGATCACGACGAAGCCCGGCGAGACCTTCATCGACCGCATGATCAACCTGGTCGAAGGGGCGGCCCGGCAGAAGACCCCGAACGAGATCGCGCTCAACATCCTGCTGGCCTCGTTGACGATCGTCTTCCTGCTCGCGGTCGTGACCCTGAAGCCGTTCGCGATCTACGCCGGGGCCGACGGTCAGACCTCGATGATCGTCCTGACGGCCCTGCTGGTCTGCCTGATCCCGACGACGATCGGCGCGCTGCTCTCCGCGATCGGCATCGCCGGCATGGACCGGCTCGTCCAGCGCAACGTCCTCGCGATGTCGGGACGTGCGGTCGAGGCCGCGGGCGACGTGTCCACGCTGCTGCTCGACAAGACCGGCACCATCACCCTGGGCAACCGGCAGGCGGCCGAGTTCGTCCCGGTGCGCGGTACGACGGAGGCCGAGGTCGCCGACGCGGCCCAGCTGTCCTCGCTCGCCGACGAGACGCCCGAGGGCCGCTCCATCGTGGTGCTCGCCAAGGAGAGGTACGGGCTGCGCGAACGTCACCAGGGCGAGCTGGTGCACGCCGAGTGGATCGAGTTCACCGCCCAGACCCGTATGTCGGGCGTGGACGTCGACGGCCGCAAGGTCCGCAAGGGCGCGACCGGTTCGGTCGTGGCCTGGGTGAAGGAGCGGGGCGGCAGCGTCTCCGAGGACGCGCAGGCGCTCACGGACCGGATCTCCGAGGCCGGCGGCACCCCGCTGCTGGTGGCCGTGGAAGACGGCGAGGGCGCGCGTGTCCTGGGCGTCATCCACCTGAAGGACGTCGTCAAGGACGGCATGCGCGAACGGTTCGACGAGCTGCGCCGCATGGGCATCAAGACGATCATGATCACGGGCGACAACCCGCTGACGGCGAAGGCCATCGCCGAGGAGGCCGGTGTCGACGACTTCCTCGCCGAGGCCACCCCCGAGGACAAGATGGCCCTCATCAAGCGCGAGCAGGCCGGCGGCAAGCTCGTGGCGATGACGGGTGACGGTACGAACGACGCCCCGGCGCTCGCGCAGGCGGATGTCGGCGTGGCGATGAACACGGGTACGTCGGCCGCGAAGGAGGCCGGCAACATGGTCGACCTCGACTCCAACCCGACCAAGCTCATCGAGATCGTCGAGATCGGCAAGCAGCTCCTCATCACCCGAGGCGCCCTGACCACGTTCTCCATCGCCAACGACGTGGCGAAGTACTTCGCGATCATCCCCGCGATGTTCGCGGTGGCCTACCCGTCGCTCGACAAGCTCAACATCATGGGGTTGGCCTCGCCCGAGTCCGCGATTCTCTCCGCGGTCATCTTCAACGCGCTCATCATCGTGGCCCTGGTGCCGCTCGCCCTGAAGGGCGTGCGCTACCGGCCGATGAGCGCGGACAAGATGCTCCGCCGCAACCTCGGCCTCTACGGACTGGGCGGCCTGGTCGCGCCGTTCATCGGCATCAAGATCATCGACATGCTCATCGCTCTCATCCCCGGGATCGGCTGA
- a CDS encoding PucR family transcriptional regulator, with protein MSEQATDAYMAGYAEILLSACATGRRLTRAELESRRAHGERAADAGLGLRRLIREHLAAAQDVLPQLGPGGARVLLGVVEQVVDTFAEGYERAQHQAVRQEEAARREFIDDLLYGRSDLGRLAERAERFGLRLSHAHAVAVAEGSEPYGDGYRVARGIEESMLARFGNRRILLTTKDGRLICVAPGDEPDVLAFFAKQAYAATDGGRVAVGRSHQGAGGVVHSYEEALNALDLATRMGLEGPVLHAADLLVYPVLTRDREAMADLVESVLGPLRQARGGAEPLIDTLAAYFDSGCVATEAARRLSLSVRALTYRLERIHTLTAADPADTRHRYTLQTAVIGARLMGWPGAGR; from the coding sequence ATGTCCGAGCAGGCAACGGACGCGTACATGGCGGGATATGCCGAGATCCTGCTGAGCGCCTGCGCCACGGGCCGCCGGCTCACCCGCGCCGAGCTGGAGTCCCGCCGGGCGCACGGGGAACGGGCGGCCGACGCGGGTCTCGGCCTGCGGCGGCTGATCCGGGAGCACCTGGCCGCGGCCCAGGACGTCCTGCCCCAGCTCGGCCCCGGCGGGGCCCGGGTGTTGCTCGGGGTCGTCGAGCAGGTCGTGGACACGTTCGCCGAGGGATACGAGCGGGCCCAGCACCAGGCCGTACGGCAGGAGGAGGCCGCCCGCCGGGAGTTCATCGACGACCTGCTGTACGGGCGCAGTGACCTGGGCCGGCTCGCGGAGCGGGCCGAACGGTTCGGGCTCCGCCTCTCGCACGCCCACGCCGTCGCGGTGGCCGAGGGCTCTGAGCCGTACGGGGACGGCTACCGGGTGGCCCGTGGGATCGAGGAGTCGATGCTGGCCCGGTTCGGCAACCGGCGAATCCTGCTCACCACGAAGGACGGCCGGCTGATCTGCGTCGCCCCCGGTGACGAGCCGGACGTCCTGGCGTTCTTCGCCAAGCAGGCGTACGCGGCCACCGACGGCGGCCGTGTGGCCGTCGGGCGCTCCCACCAGGGCGCGGGCGGAGTCGTCCACTCCTACGAGGAGGCCCTCAACGCCCTCGACCTGGCCACCCGCATGGGTCTCGAGGGGCCGGTGCTGCACGCCGCGGACCTGCTGGTCTACCCGGTCCTGACCCGGGACCGCGAGGCCATGGCCGACCTGGTGGAGAGCGTCCTCGGCCCCCTGCGCCAGGCCCGCGGCGGCGCCGAGCCGCTCATCGACACCCTCGCCGCGTACTTCGACAGCGGCTGCGTGGCCACGGAGGCCGCCCGCCGGCTCTCGTTGAGCGTGCGCGCCCTGACGTACCGTCTGGAGCGGATCCACACCCTCACCGCGGCCGACCCCGCCGACACCCGTCACCGCTACACCCTGCAGACCGCGGTGATCGGCGCCCGGCTCATGGGCTGGCCTGGCGCGGGTCGGTGA
- the kdpC gene encoding potassium-transporting ATPase subunit KdpC, translating to MNNSVANTGRLVWAALRMLLVLTVVTGIVYPLAVTGIAQGLFNDKANGSIVKADGKEIGSELIGQTWNIKGTDKPDPKWFQPRPSNSGYDPLATGSSQLGASDAKLTKTVADTKKAVAAFNGVPESEVPKDAVTGSASAIDPHISPEYARIQVERVAEANGLTERQVAELVEQHTEGRTAGFLGEPHVDVLELNLALKALAGR from the coding sequence ATGAACAACTCCGTAGCAAACACGGGACGCCTGGTCTGGGCCGCGCTGCGCATGCTGCTCGTGCTCACGGTCGTGACCGGGATCGTCTATCCGCTCGCCGTCACCGGCATCGCCCAGGGCCTGTTCAACGACAAGGCCAACGGCTCGATCGTGAAGGCGGACGGCAAGGAGATCGGCTCCGAACTCATCGGCCAGACCTGGAACATCAAGGGCACCGACAAGCCGGACCCGAAGTGGTTCCAGCCCCGCCCGTCGAACAGCGGTTACGACCCGCTGGCCACGGGATCGAGCCAGCTCGGCGCCTCCGACGCCAAGCTGACCAAGACCGTCGCGGACACCAAGAAGGCGGTGGCGGCCTTCAACGGCGTACCGGAGTCCGAGGTCCCCAAGGACGCGGTCACCGGCTCCGCCTCCGCGATCGACCCGCACATCTCCCCGGAGTACGCGCGGATCCAGGTCGAGCGGGTCGCCGAGGCCAACGGACTGACCGAGCGGCAGGTCGCCGAGCTGGTCGAGCAGCACACCGAGGGCCGCACGGCGGGCTTCCTCGGCGAGCCCCATGTCGACGTCCTCGAGCTCAACCTCGCACTGAAGGCGCTGGCCGGTCGCTGA
- a CDS encoding potassium channel family protein: MANYLHHLRQRRRQRLTQHHIRSTGDQRVVVIGLGRFGFSLANELMRRGWDVLGIDTDSRLVQKYSDSLTHSAVADCTDPQVLNQLGVADFPSAVVGIGTDIEASILISSNLLEAGVPNIWAKAISRQHGQILERLGVHHVVLPEHEMGERVAHLVTGRMLDFIQFDDDYALVKTVTPVTATGRPLGESQVRSRYGVTVVGIKRPGEDFTYATAETVVEKGDIIIVTGKTGAVEEFTDLP; this comes from the coding sequence TTGGCTAACTACCTGCACCACCTCCGCCAGCGCCGCCGCCAGCGGCTCACCCAGCACCACATCCGGTCGACCGGCGACCAGCGCGTCGTCGTCATCGGCCTCGGCCGCTTCGGATTCTCCCTGGCCAACGAGCTGATGCGGCGCGGCTGGGACGTGCTGGGCATCGACACCGACTCCCGCCTCGTCCAGAAGTACAGCGACTCGCTCACGCACAGCGCCGTCGCGGACTGCACCGACCCTCAGGTCCTGAACCAGCTGGGCGTGGCCGACTTCCCCAGTGCCGTCGTCGGCATCGGCACCGACATCGAGGCGAGCATCCTCATCAGCTCCAACCTCCTCGAGGCCGGAGTCCCCAACATCTGGGCCAAGGCGATCAGCCGCCAGCACGGCCAGATCCTCGAACGGCTCGGCGTCCACCACGTCGTCCTGCCCGAGCACGAGATGGGCGAGCGGGTGGCCCACCTCGTCACCGGCCGGATGCTCGACTTCATCCAGTTCGACGACGACTACGCCCTCGTCAAGACCGTCACGCCGGTGACCGCCACCGGCAGGCCGCTCGGCGAGTCCCAGGTCCGCAGCCGGTACGGAGTGACCGTCGTCGGCATCAAGCGCCCGGGTGAGGACTTCACCTACGCGACCGCGGAGACCGTCGTCGAGAAGGGCGACATCATCATCGTCACGGGCAAGACCGGTGCGGTGGAGGAGTTCACGGACCTGCCCTGA